In the Tessaracoccus lacteus genome, GGTGACCTTCGCCCCCGGACTACTGCCTGAGGAGTTGCGGCAGGTGTACTTCGAAGCCGTCGGGGTGATCATCACGTTGATCCTGCTCGGCCGGCTCCTGGAAACCAAAGCCAAGGCCGGCACCGGTGAGGCGATCCGCAAACTGATCGGCCTGCAGCCCCGCACCGCCCGCGTCCTCCGCGAAGATGTGGAGCTGGAGATCCCGGTCGAGGACGTCGTGGTCGGGGATGTGATCGTGATCCGCCCCGGGGAGAAGATGCCCGTTGACGGTGAGGTGATTCACGGATCCTCCGCGGTCGACGAGTCGATGGTGACCGGGGAGTCGATCCCTGCGGCCAAGACGGTCGGTGACACCATCATCGGCGCAACCATCAACGCCACCGGGGCACTGCGCTATGTCGCCACCAAGGTCGGCTCCGATACCTTGCTCGCCCAGATCATCAAACTGGTCCGTGAGGCCCAGGGCTCGAAGGCCCCCATCCAACGGCTGGTGGACAAGGTCTCGAGCTACTTCGTCCCGGTCGTGATCATTATCGCGGTGTGGACGCTGGCGATCTGGCTGCTGGTGGGTCCCCCGCCGGTGTTCGTGTTTGCGTTCGTCGCCGCCGTCTCGGTCCTGATCATCGCCTGCCCCTGCGCCTTGGGGCTCGCGACCCCGATGTCGATCACCGTGGGCACCGGCAAGGGAGCCGAACACGGAATCCTGATCCGCTCCGCTGAAGCGCTGGAAACCGCGCACAAGCTTGACGCGATCATCCTCGACAAGACCGGCACCATCACCAAGGGTGTACCGACCCTCACCGACGTGGCCACCGTGGCAGCGTTCGATGAGAACCAGCTCCTCGGCTGGGTCGCCGCTATCGAGAACAGCTCCGAGCACCCCCTGGCGGCGGCGATCGTGACCGGCGCCACCGACCGCGGTCTCACCCTGGGCGAGGTCACTGACTTCGACTCGGTCACCGGGCAAGGCGTCTGCGGCCACGTCGACGGCCACGACGTCCTGGTCGGCAACCGGCGACTTCTCGACGAAAATGGCATCAGTACCGACACGCTGCGGCCGCTGCATGACGCGCTCGCAGCAGGGGGCAAGACGCCGATGCTGGTGGCCGTCGACGGGCTCCCCGCGGGAATCGTGGCGGTCGCCGACACCATCAAGGACGGCTCCCCGGCCGCGGTCGCGGCCCTCCAGGCACGCGGCATCGAGGTCATCATGATGACTGGCGACAACCGGGCAACCGCCGCCGCGATCGCCTCCCAGGTCGGGATCCGTCGCGTGGTCGCCGAAGTGATGCCCGCCCACAAGGCCGCCGAGGTCCGACGCCTCCAGGACGAAGGCAAGATCGTCGGAATGGTCGGCGACGGCATCAACGACGCCCCCGCCCTCGCGCAGGCAGACGTCGGCTCCGCGATCGGCACCGGCACCGACGTGGCCATCGAATCCTCCGACATCACCCTGATCTCCGGCGCCCTGTCAGGGGTGGTCACCGCCGTTGACCTGTCGCGGGCCACTATGCGCAACATCAAACAGAACCTGGTGTTCGCGTTCCTGTACAACACCCTCGGCATCCCCATCGCCGCAGGTTTGCTCTACCCCGTCTTCGGGATCCTGCTCAGCCCCATGGTCGCCGCCGCAGCCATGGCCCTGTCCTCACTGTCGGTGGTCACCAACGCCAACCGGCTCCGCCGCTGGGCACCACACCCCATCCACGAGTCCCCCACCACCGGCTCCCCCGTCACCCCCGTCGTCGAAATCGGCGGCGAGACCCCCACCACCCAGCACCACACCACAGGAAAGGACAGCCCCATGTTCGGCAAGAAGACCACCGCCACCACCCACATCGATCCCGTCTGCGGAATGAAGGTCAAGCCCGCCACCGCGGCCGCTACCCGCACCCGCAGCGAGACCACGATCTACTTCTGCTCCACCCACTGCGCCGAAGCCTTCGACGCGGACCCCGCCCGCTACGGACACCCCCAGATCGCGGCCGAGCACCAACCCGAGGCTCACACCCCCGCACCGCACCACCACTAGCCGCCGAACCAGACCAGGTCCAGGACACATGACCGGCAACCCACAGCGTCCGGAACTCATCGGCCAACTCGCCGTGATCGAAGGCCATATCCGCGGCATCGCCCGCATGGTCTATCAGGACGCCAACTGCATCGAGATCCTCACGCAGACCTCAGCAGTCACCGGCTCGCTGCGCTCAGTCGCCCTGGACCTGGTCGACAACCACCTCCAGCACTGCCTCACCCAGGCCATCCACTCCCCAGACCCCGCCTACCGCGACGCCAAGGTCGCCGAGGCCTCCACAGCCATCGCCCGCCTCGTCCGCAGCTGAACCGTTCTTGATCAGAGGTTGACCGGCCGCGGATCGGATCTGAATCCGGACCCCGCACAGTGGAAGCAGCACCCGAACGAGAGGAACCCGGCTCATGAGCCTCCACAGCCAACACCGCCCCACCGACACCGGCCCCGACACCCCACCCGCGGCCACCGGACCCGCCCAGCAGCACCAGGACCACGGTGGCCACATGTGGCACATGCTCCTGA is a window encoding:
- a CDS encoding heavy metal translocating P-type ATPase, with amino-acid sequence MLWLVIGGAVVLTGLLLWFFFGPKRAGKVRIEDGVQVVEVTVDGGYNPGVIDGVRPGMPVRIMFDRREGGECTSRVVMPDFKVNASLPAYRTTAVEFTPTEAGEFRFACGMNMVSGLIRVTGDPHTAPTPTTASDHHRAQVAASPAVAGLATDGADDEAERAAEIRDLTRRVIIGAILTAPVLIAVMAVELFGATWVPEILMSPWLQLALIAPVMLWSGWPIHRVGWRALSHRTADMNSLITLGTVAAFGYSLVVTFAPGLLPEELRQVYFEAVGVIITLILLGRLLETKAKAGTGEAIRKLIGLQPRTARVLREDVELEIPVEDVVVGDVIVIRPGEKMPVDGEVIHGSSAVDESMVTGESIPAAKTVGDTIIGATINATGALRYVATKVGSDTLLAQIIKLVREAQGSKAPIQRLVDKVSSYFVPVVIIIAVWTLAIWLLVGPPPVFVFAFVAAVSVLIIACPCALGLATPMSITVGTGKGAEHGILIRSAEALETAHKLDAIILDKTGTITKGVPTLTDVATVAAFDENQLLGWVAAIENSSEHPLAAAIVTGATDRGLTLGEVTDFDSVTGQGVCGHVDGHDVLVGNRRLLDENGISTDTLRPLHDALAAGGKTPMLVAVDGLPAGIVAVADTIKDGSPAAVAALQARGIEVIMMTGDNRATAAAIASQVGIRRVVAEVMPAHKAAEVRRLQDEGKIVGMVGDGINDAPALAQADVGSAIGTGTDVAIESSDITLISGALSGVVTAVDLSRATMRNIKQNLVFAFLYNTLGIPIAAGLLYPVFGILLSPMVAAAAMALSSLSVVTNANRLRRWAPHPIHESPTTGSPVTPVVEIGGETPTTQHHTTGKDSPMFGKKTTATTHIDPVCGMKVKPATAAATRTRSETTIYFCSTHCAEAFDADPARYGHPQIAAEHQPEAHTPAPHHH
- a CDS encoding metal-sensitive transcriptional regulator, with the protein product MTGNPQRPELIGQLAVIEGHIRGIARMVYQDANCIEILTQTSAVTGSLRSVALDLVDNHLQHCLTQAIHSPDPAYRDAKVAEASTAIARLVRS